Proteins encoded within one genomic window of Pieris brassicae chromosome 12, ilPieBrab1.1, whole genome shotgun sequence:
- the LOC123717471 gene encoding uncharacterized protein LOC123717471 translates to MSKNLGPPPLMSPVMSDYNQFFRSAENTNKHRIDEMGGPRDFLYRQFQGQGPRQNAIEKRLNQALQQPVDLGKGESMMKKMGWSGGGLGRSGEGIVEPIAPNAAYATNKQGLGKAEIQESFDNRGGAVSKPLFKQSYGPKAIDNQWLRKESKAKQNQKLKRSQFTTKMHRKANKKQLKEILTTAVLEQILDFVQNEREIELLLDKNLTNVERKTVHNLVDEISSNTYVGGNVTQMELIEQIIEYNDYDLHTESSGKPPNRQLGVYKDAKDFMFLVIPEDLREDMEDNEKEKIYETKDDSDQADENTNEDFKWVVKEVSSPFSEENSIDRNITNGGINDDATDNDEIKDEKTEVINSFNEDSTHNTDQEISYQSLFKKAEFPNNKKFKRKLAEEELKLVFKDELAKNVTNKTFTVMEVLENVVEYFIDFANDNSFSEFRFLGSFNETEYEAVGLFFDVCSGECSNNCDVVEKLRKALNSSTHYYSLGANSNGTTILLKERKR, encoded by the exons atgagtAAAAACCTAGGTCCGCCACCACTAATGTCGCCTGTAATGTCGGATTATAATCAGTTTTTTAGATCAGCTgagaatacaaataaacatcGAATTGATGAAATGGGTGGTCCAAGAGATTTTCT ATATAGACAATTTCAAGGACAAGGACCAAGACAGAATGCAATTGAGAAGAGATTGAATCAGGCACTACAGCAGCCAGTTGATTTGGGAAAAGGAGAGAG TATGATGAAGAAAATGGGTTGGTCTGGCGGAGGGTTGGGCAGATCTGGAGAAGGTATTGTGGAACCCATCGCACCAAATGCTGCATAT GCAACAAATAAACAAGGATTGGGAAAAGCAGAAATCCAAGAGAGTTTCGATAACCGTGGCGGTGCCGTTTCGAAACCATTGTTCAAGCAGTCGTATGGGCCTAAA gCAATAGATAACCAATGGTTAAGAAAAGAATCTAAAGCGAAACAAAATCAGAAATTGAAGCGATCGCAATTTACGACCAAAATGCACAGGAAAGCAAACAAGAAGCAACTCAAAGAAATCTTAACGACCGCTGTGCTGGAACAAATATTAGATTTCGTTCAAAACGAAAgagaaattgaattattattggataaaaacttaacaaaCGTTGAAAGAAAAACGGTTCATAACTTGGTTGACGAAATCAGTAGTAATACATATGTTGGTGGAAATGTGACACAAATGGAGTTAATAGaacaaataattgaatacaATGACTACGATTTGCATACGGAGAGCTCTGGAAAGCCGCCAAATAG ACAACTTGGTGTATACAAAGACGCAAAAGATTTTATGTTTCTGGTAATACCGGAGGATTTAAGGGAAGATATGGAAGATAATGAGAAGgaaaaaatttatgaaactaAAGATGATTCAGATCAAGCAGACGAAAATACTAACGAGGACTTTAAGTGGGTTGTAAAAGAAGTGTCTAGTCCATTTTCTGAAGAAAATTCAATTGACAGAAATATTACCAATGGAGGAATAAATGATGATGCAACAGATAatgatgaaataaaagatGAAAAAACAGAAGTTATAAATTCGTTCAATGAGGATAGTACCCATAATACAGATCAAGAGATTTCATACCAATCGTTATTTAAGAAGGCAGAATTTCCAAacaataagaaatttaaaaggaAACTAGCGGAAGAAGaactaaaattagtttttaaagatGAACTAGCAAAAAATGTCACgaacaaaacatttactgtGATGGAAGTGTTAGAAAACgttgttgaatattttatcgATTTTGCAAATGATAACAGTTTCTCGGAGTTTAGGTTTTTGGGGTCGTTTAACGAAACTGAATATGAGGCTGTGGGGTTATTTTTTGACGTTTGTTCGGGGGAATGCAGTAACAACTGTGATGTGGtagaaaaattaagaaaagcCCTCAACAGCAGTACACATTATTATAGCCTAGGGGCGAACAGCAATGGTACCACTAT ACTACTTAAAGAGAGGAAAAGATGA
- the LOC123717080 gene encoding synaptic vesicle glycoprotein 2C-like, with translation MEEHACLVRARSDSESSSKLGSFGSIAHTMSYTEDRLTEGGGDPGITNNIPPPPDNNDINDSGELLDYNDSSVLEQFHEDALRQAGCGLSQGKVILSVGLAVVGSALEMSSIPFVLPSAEIELCVLPHEKNWLVMISIMGGSLGAVGWGALGERLGRRRALLSALAVNAVFAAIAAFMPTYGTFMMARFCSAIGSGGIIPTGYVYTAEMISRVKRTIPMAVFPVCMGVGILVAAGLARAILPLTGAETLIENKEHFSAWHRYLLLCVLPIIASLISLIWTQESPRYLLDVGREVDAMMVYQSIHSGNQIRVCRKVSVSNDGDYRLGELSLPGKRRPPALHHVRHSVKMFWQTFFQLFSNTYRSTTVSLGGTLLFSMAISFYLSAAVPSTVLSIETEAFLLSRRRVTNLTYENENYNETLENIDFYDVTFRNVTFRDMLMSHVTFYNNTFLNVAFSNIKTSYTSFKGCLFVNSTMIDTDIEIGKELDDCTLTGSTVRGVKGGCSRHADLTSTLSGPLAEQTYGAYAALLASVPVAAPHALRPPVILCGALVLLSPTLYFAQIETALYIVEAAYRLIVTVIFFTISIKVVDSYPANLRCTAHGLILSTTYMWGTAVRGMGDFGLVISCILCALSAITATALSVRIR, from the exons ATGGAGGAGCATGCGTGCCTTGTCCGCGCTCGCTCTGACTCTGAGAGTTCTTCGAAACTGGGAAGCTTCGGCTCCATAGCTCACACCATGTCTTATACAGAGGACAGACTAACAG AAGGTGGCGGTGATCCTGGTATCACAAATAACATACCACCTCCACCTGACAACAATGATATCAATGATAGCGGGGAGCTCTTGGACTATAATGATTCAAGTGTACTCGAGCAGTTCCATGAAGATGCATTGAGAcag GCTGGTTGCGGTTTATCTCAAGGAAAAGTGATCCTGTCCGTTGGATTGGCTGTGGTGGGGTCAGCTTTAGAAATGTCATCTATTCCGTTTGTATTGCCATCTGCTGAGATAGAGCTGTGTGTGTTGCCACATGAGAAAAATTGGTTAG TGATGATTAGTATAATGGGTGGATCGCTGGGTGCCGTGGGTTGGGGTGCGTTGGGCGAACGCCTCGGCCGTAGAAGGGCGTTGTTATCTGCGCTCGCTGTTAATGCGGTTTTTGCCGCTATTGCTGCCTTCATGCCTACTTATGGGACATTTATGATGGCCAG atTCTGTTCAGCCATCGGTTCGGGCGGCATCATTCCCACGGGATATGTGTATACGGCTGAAATGATATCCCGGGTGAAGCGAACAATACCGATGGCCGTGTTTCCCGTTTGTATGGGGGTGGGGATTCTGGTGGCGGCTGGACTAGCCCGGGCCATCTTACCTTTGACCGGGGCTGAGACTCTGATAGAGAATAAGGAGCATTTTAGCGCTTGGCATAG gtaCCTCCTCCTGTGTGTGTTGCCAATCATTGCGTCGTTGATCAGCCTCATTTGGACGCAGGAGTCTCCCCGGTATCTCCTCGATGTGGGGAGGGAAGTTGACGCTATGATGGTGTACcag AGCATACACAGCGGCAACCAAATCCGCGTGTGCCGCAAAGTGAGCGTGAGCAACGATGGGGACTATCGTTTGGGTGAACTCTCCCTCCCGGGGAAGAGGCGTCCGCCCGCCCTGCATCACGTCAGGCATAGCGTCAAAATG TTTTGGCAGACATTTTTCCAATTATTCTCAAACACATACAGGAGTACAACAGTGTCTCTCGGCGGAACTTTGTTATTTTCTATGGCGATATCG TTCTACCTATCAGCGGCTGTCCCATCAACAGTGCTGAGCATAGAAACGGAGGCCTTCCTCCTCTCGAGGCGTCGGGTAACGAACCTGACGTATGAGAACGAGAATTACAACGAGACGTTGGAGAACATAGACTTTTATGACGTCACATTTCGTAACGTGACGTTTCGGGATATGCTCATGTCACACGTCACCTTCTACAATAACACCTTCCTGAACGTGGCCTTTTCGAATATTAAGACCTCGTACACCAGCTTCAAGGGGTGCCTATTTGTTAATTCAAC TATGATAGACACGGATATAGAGATAGGAAAGGAGTTGGACGACTGCACGCTGACCGGCAGTACAGTGCGAGGGGTCAAAGGCGGGTGCAGTAGACACGCGGACCTGACCTCCACGCTGAGCGGTCCGCTGGCCGAGCAGACGTACGGGGCGTACGCGGCTCTGTTGGCGTCGGTGCCCGTTGCTGCCCCGCATGCCTTGAGACCGCCtg TGATCCTATGCGGCGCGTTAGTGTTGCTGTCTCCGACACTCTACTTTGCGCAGATAGAGACGGCGCTATACATAGTCGAGGCGGCTTACAGACTGATCGTTACTGTTATTTTCTTCACCATCAGTATTAAGGTGGTGGATTCGTATCCGGCAAATTTAAg ATGCACGGCCCATGGGCTCATATTATCGACAACTTACATGTGGGGTACGGCCGTACGGGGCATGGGGGACTTTGGACTCGTTATAAGTTGTATTCTGTGCGCACTTTCCGCCATCACAGCCACAGCACTGTCCGTAAGAATACGATAG